The following are encoded together in the Rhizobium tumorigenes genome:
- the aspS gene encoding aspartate--tRNA ligase: protein MHRYRSHTCAALSKSDVGSTVRISGWVHRVRDHGGLLFVDLRDHYGMTQIVVDPDSPAFKQAELVRGEWVIRVDGLVKARTEDTVNKTMPTGEIELYAQEIEILSVAKELPLPVFGEPDYPEDVRLKYRFLDLRRETLHKNIVKRSQIISDIRNRMTSAGFGEYTTPILTASSPEGARDFLVPSRIHPGTFFALPQAPQQYKQLLMVAGFDRYFQIAPCFRDEDPRADRLPGEFYQLDMEMSFVTQEDVWDTMAPIMTSVFEQFAEGKPVTKDWPRIPYDVSIRKYGSDKPDLRNPIEMQAVTEHFAGSGFKVFAGMIASNPKVEVWAIPAKTGGSRAFCDRMNVWAQSLGQPGLGYIFWKEEDGKIVGAGPLAKNIGEERTEALRVQLGLEAGDASFFVAGEPAKFYKFAGEARTKAGEDLNLVDRDRFELCWIIDFPFYEWSEEEKKVDFAHNPFSMPQGGLEALQTQDPLSLKAYQYDAVCNGFEIASGSIRNQSPEAMVKAFELVGLSQTDVEERFGGMYRAFQYGAPPHGGCAFGIDRVVMLLLGAKNLREITLFPMNQQAQDLLMNAPSPAAPKQLMELSLRVIPPIKKD from the coding sequence ATGCATCGCTATCGCAGCCATACATGCGCCGCTCTCAGCAAGTCCGACGTCGGGTCGACCGTGCGCATCTCCGGCTGGGTCCATCGCGTCCGCGACCACGGCGGCCTGCTGTTCGTCGACCTCCGCGACCACTACGGCATGACGCAGATCGTCGTCGATCCGGACTCACCGGCCTTCAAACAGGCTGAACTGGTCCGCGGCGAATGGGTCATCCGCGTCGATGGCCTCGTCAAGGCACGCACCGAGGACACCGTCAACAAGACGATGCCGACAGGCGAGATCGAGCTCTACGCACAGGAGATAGAGATCCTGTCCGTCGCCAAAGAGTTGCCGCTGCCGGTTTTCGGCGAACCGGACTATCCGGAAGACGTGCGCCTGAAATACCGCTTCCTCGACCTTCGCCGCGAAACGCTGCACAAGAACATCGTCAAGCGCAGCCAGATCATCTCCGACATCCGCAACCGCATGACGTCGGCCGGCTTCGGCGAATACACGACGCCAATCCTGACGGCCTCGTCGCCGGAAGGCGCGCGCGACTTTCTGGTTCCGTCACGCATCCATCCCGGCACGTTCTTCGCGCTGCCGCAGGCGCCGCAGCAGTACAAGCAGCTGTTGATGGTGGCCGGCTTCGACCGCTACTTCCAGATCGCGCCCTGCTTCCGCGACGAAGACCCGCGCGCCGACCGCCTGCCGGGCGAATTCTACCAGCTCGACATGGAAATGAGCTTCGTCACCCAGGAAGATGTCTGGGACACGATGGCGCCGATCATGACCTCGGTCTTCGAGCAGTTTGCTGAAGGCAAGCCCGTCACCAAGGATTGGCCGCGTATTCCTTATGACGTGTCGATCCGCAAATACGGCTCCGACAAGCCCGACCTGCGCAACCCGATCGAAATGCAGGCCGTCACCGAGCATTTTGCTGGCTCCGGATTCAAGGTGTTCGCCGGCATGATCGCGTCGAACCCGAAGGTCGAAGTCTGGGCTATCCCTGCCAAGACCGGCGGTAGCCGCGCGTTTTGCGACCGCATGAACGTCTGGGCCCAGTCACTCGGCCAGCCGGGCCTAGGCTACATCTTCTGGAAGGAAGAAGACGGCAAGATCGTCGGCGCTGGTCCGCTCGCCAAGAACATCGGCGAAGAGCGCACCGAAGCACTGCGCGTGCAGCTCGGCCTCGAAGCCGGCGACGCCAGCTTCTTCGTCGCCGGCGAACCGGCCAAATTCTACAAGTTTGCGGGCGAGGCGCGCACCAAGGCTGGCGAAGACCTGAACCTCGTCGACCGCGACCGCTTCGAGCTGTGCTGGATCATCGACTTCCCGTTCTACGAATGGAGCGAGGAAGAAAAAAAGGTCGACTTCGCGCACAACCCGTTCTCGATGCCGCAGGGTGGCCTCGAGGCACTGCAGACGCAGGATCCGCTGTCGCTGAAGGCCTACCAGTACGACGCCGTCTGCAATGGCTTCGAAATCGCCTCGGGCTCGATCCGTAACCAGTCGCCGGAAGCCATGGTCAAGGCCTTCGAACTGGTCGGACTCAGCCAGACCGATGTCGAGGAGCGTTTCGGCGGCATGTACCGTGCATTCCAGTACGGCGCCCCTCCGCACGGCGGCTGCGCCTTCGGTATCGATCGCGTCGTGATGCTGCTGCTCGGTGCGAAGAACCTGCGCGAGATCACGTTGTTCCCGATGAACCAGCAGGCCCAGGATCTGCTGATGAACGCCCCGTCTCCGGCAGCGCCGAAGCAGCTCATGGAGCTGTCGCTGCGCGTTATTCCGCCGATCAAGAAGGACTGA
- the parC gene encoding DNA topoisomerase IV subunit A translates to MGQEILPPSGGGDDGILPIDLKAALEERYLAYALSTIMHRALPDVRDGLKPVHRRIIHAMSEMGIRANSSFKKSARIVGDVIGKFHPHGDQSVYDALVRLAQDFSQRYPIVDGQGNFGNIDGDSAAAYRYTEARMTDVATLLLEGIDQDAVDFRPTYNEEDSEPVVMPGAFPNLLANGTSGIAVGMATSIPPHNAHELCAAALHLIKHPDATVEDLMADPNNREKGGIEGPDLPTGGIIIDSRESIVEAYKTGRGGFRVRAKWAVEDLGRGGYQIVVTEIPFQVQKSRLIEKLAELLNARRLPLLEDVRDESAEDVRLILVPKSRTVDPTILMESIFKLSELENRIPLNMNVLSMGRIPRVMALNEVLLEWLAHRKDVLIRRSKFRLAAIDRRLEILGGLLIAYLNLDEVIRIIREEDEPKPALIARFGVTDIQAEAILNMRLRNLRKLEEFEIRTEFDALSKEKAEIEALLASDEKLWATIAWEIGEVRKKYAKATKLGARRTVFADAPDTDLEAIQQAMIEKEPVTIVISEKGWIRALKGHISDTSSLTFKEGDALRLAFPAQTTDKLLIVTTGGKAYTLGADKLPGGRGHGEPLRLIVEMENDQDVLTAFIHDPHRKLLIVSTEGNGFIVPEAEMAANTRKGKQIMNVSMPAEAKLLVPVKGNHLAVVGENRKMVVFPLAQIPEMSRGKGVRLQRYKDGGISDVRCFSLADGLTWADSAGRSFTRSKDDLIEWLGDRGAAGRAVPKGFPRSGKFSG, encoded by the coding sequence ATGGGACAAGAGATTTTGCCGCCTTCTGGCGGGGGCGATGACGGTATTCTGCCGATTGATCTGAAGGCGGCGCTCGAGGAGCGATATCTTGCCTATGCGCTATCGACGATCATGCACCGGGCGCTGCCTGACGTACGCGATGGCCTGAAGCCCGTCCATCGCCGCATCATCCACGCGATGAGCGAAATGGGCATCCGCGCCAACTCGTCGTTCAAGAAAAGCGCCCGCATCGTCGGCGATGTCATCGGTAAGTTCCACCCGCATGGCGACCAGTCGGTCTACGACGCGCTCGTCCGTCTGGCCCAGGATTTTTCGCAACGCTATCCCATCGTCGATGGCCAGGGCAACTTCGGCAATATCGATGGAGATAGCGCGGCTGCCTATCGATACACCGAAGCCCGCATGACCGATGTGGCGACGCTGTTGCTCGAGGGTATCGACCAGGACGCAGTCGACTTCCGTCCGACCTACAACGAGGAAGACAGCGAGCCGGTCGTCATGCCGGGCGCCTTCCCGAACTTGCTCGCCAACGGCACGTCCGGCATCGCCGTCGGCATGGCGACATCCATTCCGCCGCATAACGCTCACGAGCTCTGCGCCGCCGCGTTGCATCTGATCAAGCATCCGGATGCCACGGTCGAAGACCTGATGGCCGATCCGAACAATCGCGAGAAGGGTGGCATCGAGGGCCCCGACCTGCCGACCGGCGGTATCATCATCGACAGCCGCGAAAGCATTGTTGAGGCCTACAAGACGGGGCGCGGCGGTTTTCGCGTTCGCGCCAAATGGGCGGTCGAGGATCTCGGCCGTGGCGGCTACCAGATCGTCGTCACCGAAATCCCGTTCCAGGTGCAGAAGTCGCGGCTGATCGAAAAGCTCGCCGAGCTGCTCAACGCCCGCCGCCTGCCGCTGCTGGAAGACGTGCGCGATGAATCCGCCGAGGATGTCCGGCTCATCCTGGTGCCGAAGAGCCGCACGGTCGACCCGACGATCCTGATGGAATCGATCTTCAAGCTGTCGGAGCTCGAAAACCGTATTCCGCTCAACATGAATGTGCTCTCCATGGGCCGCATTCCGCGCGTCATGGCGCTGAACGAAGTACTGCTGGAGTGGCTGGCACATCGCAAGGACGTGCTGATCCGTCGCTCGAAGTTCCGGCTCGCAGCGATTGATCGCCGGCTCGAAATCCTGGGCGGTCTGCTGATTGCCTATCTCAACCTCGACGAGGTGATCCGGATCATCCGCGAGGAGGACGAGCCGAAGCCGGCCTTGATCGCCCGGTTTGGCGTCACCGACATCCAGGCTGAAGCCATCCTCAACATGCGTCTGCGCAACTTGCGCAAGCTCGAGGAATTCGAAATCCGCACCGAATTCGATGCCCTGTCGAAGGAGAAGGCAGAGATCGAGGCGTTGCTTGCCTCCGATGAAAAACTCTGGGCGACGATTGCCTGGGAGATCGGCGAAGTCCGCAAGAAATACGCCAAGGCGACAAAACTCGGCGCCCGCCGCACCGTCTTTGCCGACGCGCCCGATACCGATCTCGAAGCTATCCAGCAGGCGATGATCGAGAAGGAGCCGGTCACCATCGTCATCTCGGAAAAGGGCTGGATAAGGGCGCTGAAGGGTCATATCTCGGACACCTCATCGCTGACCTTCAAGGAAGGCGATGCGCTGCGCCTGGCGTTCCCGGCCCAGACAACCGACAAGCTGCTGATCGTCACCACCGGCGGCAAGGCCTACACGCTCGGCGCCGACAAGCTGCCCGGCGGGCGCGGCCATGGCGAACCGCTGCGTCTCATCGTCGAGATGGAAAACGACCAGGACGTACTGACCGCCTTCATTCATGATCCACATCGCAAGCTGTTGATCGTCTCGACCGAGGGCAACGGCTTTATCGTTCCTGAAGCGGAGATGGCTGCCAACACCCGCAAGGGCAAGCAGATCATGAATGTATCGATGCCGGCAGAGGCCAAGCTGCTCGTGCCGGTCAAGGGTAATCATCTGGCAGTGGTCGGCGAAAACCGCAAGATGGTGGTCTTCCCGCTTGCGCAGATCCCCGAAATGTCGCGCGGCAAGGGCGTACGCCTTCAGCGCTACAAGGATGGCGGAATTTCTGATGTCCGTTGCTTCAGCCTTGCCGACGGGTTGACCTGGGCTGACAGCGCAGGCCGCAGCTTTACGAGATCGAAGGATGACCTGATCGAGTGGCTAGGCGACCGCGGTGCCGCAGGCCGAGCCGTGCCGAAGGGCTTCCCTCGCAGCGGTAAATTCTCGGGCTAG
- a CDS encoding type II toxin-antitoxin system death-on-curing family toxin → MEIIFLGRSLVEELHRMQIERFGGASGLRDEGMLESALARPINKESYGCDDIFELAAAYIFGLVKNHAFIDGNKRIGIVAAAVFLMENGFEIETTDVNLYTFVLGIAAGEIDEDGATRFLRDMSVPLPE, encoded by the coding sequence ATGGAGATCATCTTTCTCGGCCGCTCCCTCGTCGAAGAACTGCACCGAATGCAGATCGAGAGGTTTGGCGGTGCATCCGGGCTGCGCGATGAAGGAATGCTGGAATCCGCACTTGCTCGCCCCATTAACAAAGAAAGTTATGGCTGCGACGATATTTTCGAACTTGCCGCGGCCTATATTTTCGGGCTCGTCAAGAATCATGCGTTCATTGACGGCAACAAGCGCATCGGCATCGTCGCAGCTGCCGTGTTCTTGATGGAAAACGGGTTCGAAATCGAGACGACCGACGTCAATCTTTACACGTTCGTCCTCGGCATCGCCGCCGGCGAAATAGACGAAGACGGCGCGACGCGCTTTCTGCGTGATATGAGCGTGCCCCTGCCGGAGTAG
- a CDS encoding AbrB/MazE/SpoVT family DNA-binding domain-containing protein produces MNVIIRKIGNSEGVILPKEVLDRLGLKAGDQLALSTDNGNLQMRPIAEDISRQMDHAQRFMEKYKVALKKLAE; encoded by the coding sequence ATGAACGTCATCATTCGCAAGATCGGCAATTCTGAAGGTGTGATCCTGCCGAAGGAGGTTCTCGATCGCCTAGGCCTTAAGGCTGGCGATCAGCTGGCTCTGAGTACAGACAATGGCAATCTGCAAATGCGACCCATTGCCGAGGATATTTCCCGGCAGATGGATCACGCCCAGCGCTTCATGGAAAAGTACAAGGTGGCTCTCAAAAAGCTGGCCGAGTGA
- a CDS encoding DMT family transporter translates to MGFSALSDHGKGLLLTTIGGLALSMDIPLIRLSSGEAWSILGLRNIVTLSVGIILLLVLRAGGQPWRLLLPGATGLWVGLFYGIGTVTFILAVYYTSAANVVFILAFNPMFAALLAWFVIGERPSNVTIATMLAMLVGVGLIVGDGVGGGHWLGDLLSAISALTTACAITIGRGSKRGMGFMPLLATVIPAAIGLSYALPSGLVVDHPFWILLDGGLMMPLAFWCLATGPRYLSGPEVAMFYLLETILAPVWIWMIFEETPRPMTLIGGSVMMVALASHSLWQARTKGRQAALAG, encoded by the coding sequence ATGGGATTTTCAGCCTTATCCGACCATGGCAAGGGCCTCCTGCTGACGACCATCGGCGGCCTCGCGCTATCGATGGACATCCCGCTCATCCGTCTTTCCAGCGGTGAAGCCTGGTCGATCCTCGGCCTGCGCAATATCGTCACCCTTTCTGTCGGCATTATCCTGCTGCTGGTCCTCAGGGCGGGCGGACAGCCATGGCGCCTGCTGCTGCCGGGCGCAACCGGCCTCTGGGTTGGCCTGTTCTACGGTATCGGCACTGTCACCTTCATCCTCGCGGTCTATTACACCAGCGCCGCCAATGTGGTGTTCATCCTCGCCTTCAATCCGATGTTTGCGGCCCTCCTCGCATGGTTCGTGATCGGCGAGCGACCGTCGAACGTCACAATAGCCACCATGCTTGCCATGCTGGTGGGCGTTGGGCTGATCGTTGGCGATGGCGTCGGCGGCGGACATTGGCTCGGCGACCTGCTATCGGCCATTTCGGCGCTGACCACCGCCTGTGCCATCACCATCGGCCGGGGCTCGAAGCGGGGAATGGGCTTCATGCCGCTGCTGGCGACGGTCATCCCGGCGGCGATCGGGCTATCCTATGCCCTGCCCTCAGGGCTGGTCGTCGATCACCCCTTCTGGATCCTCCTCGACGGCGGCCTGATGATGCCGCTCGCCTTCTGGTGCCTTGCCACAGGCCCTCGATACCTGTCCGGCCCGGAGGTGGCGATGTTCTACCTGCTCGAAACCATCCTGGCACCTGTCTGGATCTGGATGATCTTTGAGGAGACACCGCGCCCGATGACATTGATCGGCGGCTCCGTCATGATGGTCGCGCTGGCGAGCCACTCGCTCTGGCAGGCCCGAACGAAGGGTCGTCAAGCAGCGCTGGCTGGATAA
- a CDS encoding arginyltransferase, whose product MNTQTTPSPQFYLTAPAACPYLPHEMERKVFTHLVGARATEMNDILTQGGFRRSQNIAYRPACEACRACVSVRILAQEFQATRSMNRVVATNEDIIATEFPAQPSSEQYSLFRRYLDDRHQQGGMSDMTVLDYAIMVEDTHVNTRIIEYRRREEGSGLQERPTGELMAAALTDVMSDGLSMVYSYYNPALDKRSLGTFMILDHIRRAKLLGLPHVYLGYWVNGSRKMDYKTRYQPQEHLTPRGWERFDPASLDPNAV is encoded by the coding sequence ATGAACACGCAGACAACGCCATCTCCGCAGTTCTATCTGACCGCTCCGGCTGCCTGCCCTTACCTGCCGCACGAAATGGAGCGGAAGGTGTTCACGCATCTGGTCGGCGCACGCGCCACGGAGATGAACGACATCCTTACCCAGGGCGGCTTCAGGCGCTCGCAGAACATTGCCTATCGCCCGGCTTGCGAAGCGTGCCGTGCGTGCGTCTCCGTGCGTATCCTCGCCCAGGAGTTCCAAGCGACACGATCCATGAACCGCGTCGTGGCGACAAACGAGGACATCATCGCAACGGAATTTCCGGCCCAGCCCTCGAGCGAGCAATATTCGCTGTTTCGCCGTTATCTCGATGACCGACACCAGCAGGGTGGTATGTCCGACATGACGGTGCTCGACTACGCCATCATGGTCGAGGATACCCATGTCAATACACGCATAATCGAGTATCGCCGCCGCGAGGAAGGTTCTGGCCTGCAGGAGCGTCCGACAGGCGAACTGATGGCCGCAGCCCTCACCGACGTCATGAGCGACGGCCTGTCGATGGTGTACTCTTACTATAATCCAGCACTCGACAAGCGCTCGCTCGGCACCTTCATGATCCTCGACCATATCCGCCGCGCCAAGCTGCTCGGCCTGCCGCATGTCTACCTCGGATACTGGGTCAACGGCTCTCGCAAGATGGACTACAAGACGCGCTACCAGCCGCAGGAGCATCTGACCCCGCGCGGATGGGAACGATTTGACCCGGCCTCCCTCGACCCCAACGCTGTCTGA
- a CDS encoding RDD family protein → MSLNPSPIPAVQDDWRTYSGVLSRRVFAFILDYFIVALLCIPAGILLFIVSVATLGLGFFLYPALFVIVAGLYFGMTVGGPAQASLGMRSVGIGMRRIDGQRIDFMTAIVHLVLFWILNSVLTPLVLLVGLFTDRSRLLHDLLIGTVTVRSI, encoded by the coding sequence ATGTCGTTGAACCCTAGCCCAATTCCCGCCGTACAGGACGACTGGCGCACCTATAGCGGCGTCCTCAGCCGCCGCGTGTTCGCGTTCATCCTCGATTACTTCATCGTTGCCCTGCTGTGCATTCCGGCCGGCATCCTGCTGTTCATCGTGTCCGTGGCCACGCTTGGGCTCGGGTTCTTCCTCTATCCGGCGTTGTTCGTCATCGTTGCAGGCTTGTATTTCGGCATGACTGTCGGCGGACCAGCGCAGGCGTCACTCGGCATGCGCTCGGTCGGCATAGGCATGCGCCGCATCGACGGGCAGCGCATCGATTTCATGACGGCAATCGTCCATCTCGTGCTGTTCTGGATCCTCAACTCGGTACTGACGCCGCTGGTGCTGCTCGTCGGCTTGTTCACCGACCGCAGCAGGCTCCTGCACGACCTGCTGATCGGAACGGTGACCGTACGCTCGATTTGA
- the hemB gene encoding porphobilinogen synthase, which yields MSDKTHLVDEITGHRRMRRNRKADWTRRMVQENRVTVDDLIWPIFLIPGTGIVDPITAMPGVNRMTIDKAVEAARTAADLGIPAIATFPDVEMALRDQTGSQSLEANNLINLATRAIKREVPNIGIITDVALDPFTSHGHDGILRDGEIINDETVDQIVRAAIVQADAGADIIAPSDMMDGRIGAIRRALDAHGHQMVGIMSYATKFSSAFYGPYREAINTGSLLKGDKKSYYIDSANGTEALREAAMDVEEGADMLMVKPGLPYLDICWRLKEAFGLPTYAYQVSGEYSQIKAAAMNGWIDGDRAMMETLLSFKRAGCDGILTYFAIDVAKALAKR from the coding sequence ATGTCGGACAAGACCCACCTGGTGGACGAGATCACCGGCCATCGGCGCATGCGCCGCAATCGCAAGGCCGACTGGACCCGTCGCATGGTGCAGGAAAACCGGGTGACAGTCGACGATCTCATCTGGCCGATCTTTCTCATTCCCGGTACCGGTATCGTGGATCCGATCACGGCCATGCCCGGGGTCAACCGCATGACCATAGACAAGGCGGTCGAGGCCGCCAGGACGGCCGCCGATCTCGGCATTCCGGCGATTGCCACCTTTCCAGACGTCGAGATGGCACTGCGCGACCAGACGGGCTCGCAGAGCCTTGAGGCGAACAACCTGATCAATCTCGCAACCAGGGCCATCAAGAGGGAAGTTCCCAACATCGGTATCATCACCGACGTGGCGCTCGACCCTTTCACCAGCCATGGCCATGACGGCATCCTCCGCGATGGCGAGATCATCAATGACGAGACGGTTGACCAGATCGTCCGGGCGGCCATCGTCCAGGCCGATGCCGGCGCCGACATTATCGCCCCGTCGGACATGATGGACGGCCGCATCGGCGCGATCCGTCGCGCGCTGGACGCGCACGGCCACCAGATGGTCGGCATCATGTCCTATGCGACGAAGTTTTCCTCCGCGTTCTATGGCCCGTACCGCGAGGCGATCAACACGGGCAGCCTGCTGAAGGGCGACAAGAAGAGCTATTACATCGACTCCGCCAACGGCACCGAAGCGCTGCGCGAGGCGGCGATGGACGTCGAGGAAGGCGCCGACATGCTGATGGTCAAGCCCGGCCTGCCCTATCTCGATATCTGTTGGCGGCTGAAAGAGGCGTTCGGCCTGCCGACCTATGCCTACCAGGTGTCTGGCGAATACTCGCAGATCAAGGCGGCGGCGATGAACGGCTGGATTGACGGCGACCGGGCCATGATGGAAACCCTGCTCTCCTTCAAGCGCGCCGGATGCGACGGCATCCTGACCTATTTCGCCATCGACGTCGCCAAGGCGCTTGCCAAGAGGTGA
- a CDS encoding DUF6163 family protein gives MKHDSSAIPKRSVLDILFIVFLRLIAVSCLWFGLQYWSMLVGYSLAGQGRFDLLSLPWKVAGAGLAVVFPVAALGLWLTVSWGPVIWLCAAGGQALMYGVWPQMFGSNPLVMILHAAVVILYCVFRVMLYVEKRQRRKSVTVDLP, from the coding sequence ATGAAACATGATTCTTCCGCCATCCCGAAACGCAGCGTCCTGGACATCCTGTTCATCGTCTTCTTGCGCCTGATCGCCGTGTCCTGCCTATGGTTCGGGCTGCAATACTGGTCGATGCTGGTGGGCTATTCGCTGGCTGGCCAGGGCCGCTTCGATTTGCTGAGTCTGCCCTGGAAGGTCGCCGGCGCAGGCCTTGCCGTCGTTTTTCCCGTTGCAGCCCTCGGCCTGTGGCTGACGGTGTCCTGGGGACCGGTGATCTGGCTCTGCGCTGCGGGCGGCCAAGCGCTTATGTACGGGGTTTGGCCGCAGATGTTCGGCAGCAATCCGCTGGTGATGATACTGCATGCCGCAGTGGTCATTCTCTACTGCGTTTTTCGCGTCATGCTCTACGTGGAGAAGCGGCAGCGCCGCAAAAGTGTAACCGTTGATTTACCCTGA
- the ldtR gene encoding transcriptional regulator LdtR produces MNTKIKPQAVSPAQDVKVEAIRDLYMESLHLVERLHRRLLDVIKDEFDRQGRSDVNAIQALLLFNIGNSELTAGELRSRGYYLGSNVSYNVKKLVDLGFINHQRSRIDRRSVRISLTDSGQDIAETVAKLYERHIGSIDKVGGIGTDEFTQMNKLLQRLDRFWNDSIMYRL; encoded by the coding sequence ATGAACACGAAAATCAAGCCGCAGGCCGTGTCTCCCGCCCAGGACGTCAAGGTCGAAGCCATCCGCGATCTCTACATGGAATCGCTGCATCTGGTCGAGCGTCTCCACCGCCGTCTCCTCGATGTCATCAAGGACGAGTTCGACCGCCAGGGTCGCAGCGACGTCAACGCCATCCAGGCACTTCTGCTTTTCAACATCGGCAACTCGGAACTGACCGCCGGCGAACTTCGCTCACGCGGCTATTATCTGGGCTCGAACGTTTCCTATAACGTTAAGAAGCTCGTCGATCTCGGCTTCATCAATCACCAGCGCTCCCGTATCGACCGTCGCTCGGTCCGCATCAGCCTGACCGACAGCGGCCAGGACATTGCCGAGACTGTCGCCAAACTCTATGAGCGCCACATCGGCTCGATCGACAAGGTCGGCGGCATCGGCACCGACGAATTCACTCAGATGAACAAGCTCCTGCAGCGCCTCGACCGCTTCTGGAACGATAGCATCATGTACCGCTTGTAA